A single window of Hirundo rustica isolate bHirRus1 chromosome 16, bHirRus1.pri.v3, whole genome shotgun sequence DNA harbors:
- the NCOA5 gene encoding nuclear receptor coactivator 5 isoform X3 has protein sequence MNKASSRSSPTRRDQYAYGDGRDARRDRSPLRGSPRRDPRDGRDGRNGRDARDARDIRGRDMRDSRDHRDPRDLRDPRDIRDPRDLRDPRDVRDLRDPREPVYDRYRDPRDMRSARDVRDPRDMRDPRDPLYRRDGSYDRYLRLDDYYRRKDDSYYDRYKEPEDRLKREERRREELYRQYYEEIKRRFDAERPVDCSVIVVNKQTKEYAESVGRKVRDLGMVVDLIFLNTEMSLTQALDDVSRGGSPFAIVITQQHQVHRSCTVNIMFGTPQEHRNMPQADAMVLVARNYERYKTESREKEREEIARQAAKMADEAILQERERPPPMEEGVRGGHPPGIQTLLNLLADNRYVTAEEIEKVINYLRDRKERLLRGSTESLQAPMSRQPLGAPSGSSLGSQSNLPSSQAHQGSQPLVSTPSVPVSSSTPQQELQAKILSLFNSGAAAAAVANSGPAASAGSSGSTPNQNFPNLAGGQPRPAQMNAGNLNQAPQRLQTPNTQLPALPGPSRNAGPRPGAPPQPQPLYGQHQARLPAPGNVPAQRPVSSGINFDNPSVQKALDTLIQSGPALSHLVSQTVAQGRAGSSGQQPMGAYQRHY, from the exons ATGAATAAGGCTTCATCAAGGTCCAGTCCGACACGAAG AGATCAATATGCCTACGGGGATGGCCGAGATGCCAGGCGTGACCGCTCCCCTCTTCGGGGGAGCCCACGGAGAGAccccagggatggcagggatggcaggaaCGGGCGAGATGCTAGAGACGCTCGCGACATTCGAGGCAGAGACATGCGTGATTCCAGAGACCACAGGGACCCACGGGACCTGCGAGACCCACGGGATATCAGGGATCCAAGGGACTTGAGGGACCCACGTGATGTTAGAGATCTTCGTGACCCACGGGAGCCAGTGTATGATCGATACAGGGATCCGCGGGATATGAGAAGTGCACGAGATGTGAGAGATCCACGGGATATGAGAGACCCTCGAGACCCTTTGTACAG GCGAGACGGATCTTACGACCGATACCTGCGCCTCGACGATTACTATCGGCGCAAGGACGACTCCTACTATGACCGCTACAAGGAGCCGGAGG ACCGCCTGAAGCGCGAGGAGCGGCGCCGGGAGGAGCTCTACCGTCAGTACTATGAGGAGATCAAGAGACGTTTTGATGCAGAGAGACCCGTGGATTGTTCTGTGATAGTGGTGAATAAACAGACAAA GGAGTACGCGGAGTCAGTGGGGCGGAAGGTGCGAGACCTGGGCATGGTAGTGGACCTGATCTTCCTCAACACAGAGATGTCACTGACGCAGGCCCTGGACGATGTGAGCAGAGGAGGGTCTCCTTTTGCCATTGTCATCACCCAGCAGCATCAAGTTCACCGTTCTTGCACTGTTAACATCATGTTTGGCACCCCACAAG AGCACCGCAACATGCCCCAGGCTGATGCCATGGTGCTGGTGGCAAGGAATTACGAGCGCTACAAGACAGAGTCCCGTGAGAAGGAGCGGGAGGAGATCGCCCGGCAGGCTGCCAAGATGGCAGATGAAGCGATTCTACAGGAGCGGGAGCGCCCACCCCCCATGGAGGAGGGTGTCAGAGGAGGTCACCCTCCTGGGATCCAAACTCTCTTGAACCTGCTGGCAGACAATCGCTATGTGACTGCTGAGGAGATAGAGAAAGTCATTAATTACCTGAGAGACCGGAAGGAACGGTTGCTGCGGGGCAGCACTGAATCTCTGCAGG cacCCATGTCAAGACAACCTTTGGGCGCACCCTCAGGATCATCACTGGGTAGTCAGTCAAATCTTCCAAGTTCTCAGGCTCATCAGGGTTCACAACCTCTGGTCTCTACTCCTTCTGTTCCAGTGTCCTCTTCTACTCCTCAGCAGGAGCTTCAAGCAAAAATCCTCAGTCTCTTCAACAGCGGAGCGGCGGCAGCTGCTGTGGCAAACAGCGGTCCTGCGGCCTCCGCCGGCTCTTCGGGCAGCACTCCCAACCAGAACTTTCCTAACCTGGCTGGCGGGCAGCCCCGGCCAGCACAGATGAATGCTGGAAATTTAAACCAAGCTCCGCAGAGATTGCAGACTCCAAACACGCAGCTTCCTGCTCTTCCGGGCCCTTCGAGAAATGCAGGTCCGAGACCTGGAGCTCCTCCACAACCTCAGCCGCTCTATGGTCAGCACCAAGCCCGCCTCCCTGCGCCTGGCAATGTGCCCGCCCAAAGGCCGGTGTCTTCTGGTATCAACTTTGACAACCCCAGTGTACAGAAAGCCTTGGACACCCTTATCCAGAGTGGTCCTGCACTCTCCCACCTTGTGAGCCAAACTGTGGCCCAGGGGCGAGCGGGATCCTCAGGCCAGCAACCGATGGGTGCCTACCAGCGACACTATTAG
- the NCOA5 gene encoding nuclear receptor coactivator 5 isoform X2 produces MARGRKSNSIKQSDFTNSTNPQDLERRLFVGNLPTYHMTREEMEEIFSKYGKIRALSMYHGYGFVQYDRLEDVQAALDGEKGRLYKGYRLDINKAVDRRNMNKASSRSSPTRRDQYAYGDGRDARRDRSPLRGSPRRDPRDGRDGRNGRDARDARDIRGRDMRDSRDHRDPRDLRDPRDIRDPRDLRDPRDVRDLRDPREPVYDRYRDPRDMRSARDVRDPRDMRDPRDPLYRRDGSYDRYLRLDDYYRRKDDSYYDRYKEPEDRLKREERRREELYRQYYEEIKRRFDAERPVDCSVIVVNKQTKEYAESVGRKVRDLGMVVDLIFLNTEMSLTQALDDVSRGGSPFAIVITQQHQVHRSCTVNIMFGTPQEHRNMPQADAMVLVARNYERYKTESREKEREEIARQAAKMADEAILQERERPPPMEEGVRGGHPPGIQTLLNLLADNRYVTAEEIEKVINYLRDRKERLLRGSTESLQAPMSRQPLGAPSGSSLGSQSNLPSSQAHQGSQPLVSTPSVPVSSSTPQQELQAKILSLFNSGAAAAAVANSGPAASAGSSGSTPNQNFPNLAGGQPRPAQMNAGNLNQAPQRLQTPNTQLPALPGPSRNAGPRPGAPPQPQPLYGQHQARLPAPGNVPAQRPVSSGINFDNPSVQKALDTLIQSGPALSHLVSQTVAQGRAGSSGQQPMGAYQRHY; encoded by the exons ATGGCTCGAGGACGCAAGAGCAATAGCATCAAACAGAGCGACTTCACTAACAGCACCAATCCTCAGGATTTAGAGAGAAGACTTTTTGTCGGCAATTTGCCCACATACCACATGACTCGTGAAGAAATGGAAgagatattttcaaaatatggcAAAATCAGGG CCCTCAGCATGTACCATGGCTATGGGTTCGTGCAGTATGACCGTCTAGAAGATGTCCAGGCCGCTCTGGACGGTGAGAAGGGTCGCCTTTATAAAGGGTATAGATTAG ATATTAATAAAGCAGTGGACAGAAGAAATATGAATAAGGCTTCATCAAGGTCCAGTCCGACACGAAG AGATCAATATGCCTACGGGGATGGCCGAGATGCCAGGCGTGACCGCTCCCCTCTTCGGGGGAGCCCACGGAGAGAccccagggatggcagggatggcaggaaCGGGCGAGATGCTAGAGACGCTCGCGACATTCGAGGCAGAGACATGCGTGATTCCAGAGACCACAGGGACCCACGGGACCTGCGAGACCCACGGGATATCAGGGATCCAAGGGACTTGAGGGACCCACGTGATGTTAGAGATCTTCGTGACCCACGGGAGCCAGTGTATGATCGATACAGGGATCCGCGGGATATGAGAAGTGCACGAGATGTGAGAGATCCACGGGATATGAGAGACCCTCGAGACCCTTTGTACAG GCGAGACGGATCTTACGACCGATACCTGCGCCTCGACGATTACTATCGGCGCAAGGACGACTCCTACTATGACCGCTACAAGGAGCCGGAGG ACCGCCTGAAGCGCGAGGAGCGGCGCCGGGAGGAGCTCTACCGTCAGTACTATGAGGAGATCAAGAGACGTTTTGATGCAGAGAGACCCGTGGATTGTTCTGTGATAGTGGTGAATAAACAGACAAA GGAGTACGCGGAGTCAGTGGGGCGGAAGGTGCGAGACCTGGGCATGGTAGTGGACCTGATCTTCCTCAACACAGAGATGTCACTGACGCAGGCCCTGGACGATGTGAGCAGAGGAGGGTCTCCTTTTGCCATTGTCATCACCCAGCAGCATCAAGTTCACCGTTCTTGCACTGTTAACATCATGTTTGGCACCCCACAAG AGCACCGCAACATGCCCCAGGCTGATGCCATGGTGCTGGTGGCAAGGAATTACGAGCGCTACAAGACAGAGTCCCGTGAGAAGGAGCGGGAGGAGATCGCCCGGCAGGCTGCCAAGATGGCAGATGAAGCGATTCTACAGGAGCGGGAGCGCCCACCCCCCATGGAGGAGGGTGTCAGAGGAGGTCACCCTCCTGGGATCCAAACTCTCTTGAACCTGCTGGCAGACAATCGCTATGTGACTGCTGAGGAGATAGAGAAAGTCATTAATTACCTGAGAGACCGGAAGGAACGGTTGCTGCGGGGCAGCACTGAATCTCTGCAGG cacCCATGTCAAGACAACCTTTGGGCGCACCCTCAGGATCATCACTGGGTAGTCAGTCAAATCTTCCAAGTTCTCAGGCTCATCAGGGTTCACAACCTCTGGTCTCTACTCCTTCTGTTCCAGTGTCCTCTTCTACTCCTCAGCAGGAGCTTCAAGCAAAAATCCTCAGTCTCTTCAACAGCGGAGCGGCGGCAGCTGCTGTGGCAAACAGCGGTCCTGCGGCCTCCGCCGGCTCTTCGGGCAGCACTCCCAACCAGAACTTTCCTAACCTGGCTGGCGGGCAGCCCCGGCCAGCACAGATGAATGCTGGAAATTTAAACCAAGCTCCGCAGAGATTGCAGACTCCAAACACGCAGCTTCCTGCTCTTCCGGGCCCTTCGAGAAATGCAGGTCCGAGACCTGGAGCTCCTCCACAACCTCAGCCGCTCTATGGTCAGCACCAAGCCCGCCTCCCTGCGCCTGGCAATGTGCCCGCCCAAAGGCCGGTGTCTTCTGGTATCAACTTTGACAACCCCAGTGTACAGAAAGCCTTGGACACCCTTATCCAGAGTGGTCCTGCACTCTCCCACCTTGTGAGCCAAACTGTGGCCCAGGGGCGAGCGGGATCCTCAGGCCAGCAACCGATGGGTGCCTACCAGCGACACTATTAG
- the NCOA5 gene encoding nuclear receptor coactivator 5 isoform X1, whose protein sequence is MAFASAGMAARCRAVKCELDLNESKMARGRKSNSIKQSDFTNSTNPQDLERRLFVGNLPTYHMTREEMEEIFSKYGKIRALSMYHGYGFVQYDRLEDVQAALDGEKGRLYKGYRLDINKAVDRRNMNKASSRSSPTRRDQYAYGDGRDARRDRSPLRGSPRRDPRDGRDGRNGRDARDARDIRGRDMRDSRDHRDPRDLRDPRDIRDPRDLRDPRDVRDLRDPREPVYDRYRDPRDMRSARDVRDPRDMRDPRDPLYRRDGSYDRYLRLDDYYRRKDDSYYDRYKEPEDRLKREERRREELYRQYYEEIKRRFDAERPVDCSVIVVNKQTKEYAESVGRKVRDLGMVVDLIFLNTEMSLTQALDDVSRGGSPFAIVITQQHQVHRSCTVNIMFGTPQEHRNMPQADAMVLVARNYERYKTESREKEREEIARQAAKMADEAILQERERPPPMEEGVRGGHPPGIQTLLNLLADNRYVTAEEIEKVINYLRDRKERLLRGSTESLQAPMSRQPLGAPSGSSLGSQSNLPSSQAHQGSQPLVSTPSVPVSSSTPQQELQAKILSLFNSGAAAAAVANSGPAASAGSSGSTPNQNFPNLAGGQPRPAQMNAGNLNQAPQRLQTPNTQLPALPGPSRNAGPRPGAPPQPQPLYGQHQARLPAPGNVPAQRPVSSGINFDNPSVQKALDTLIQSGPALSHLVSQTVAQGRAGSSGQQPMGAYQRHY, encoded by the exons ATGGCCTTTGCCTCGGCAGGTATGGCGGCACGCTGCCGCGCCGTAAAGTGCG AGCTGGATTTGAACGAAAGCAAAATGGCTCGAGGACGCAAGAGCAATAGCATCAAACAGAGCGACTTCACTAACAGCACCAATCCTCAGGATTTAGAGAGAAGACTTTTTGTCGGCAATTTGCCCACATACCACATGACTCGTGAAGAAATGGAAgagatattttcaaaatatggcAAAATCAGGG CCCTCAGCATGTACCATGGCTATGGGTTCGTGCAGTATGACCGTCTAGAAGATGTCCAGGCCGCTCTGGACGGTGAGAAGGGTCGCCTTTATAAAGGGTATAGATTAG ATATTAATAAAGCAGTGGACAGAAGAAATATGAATAAGGCTTCATCAAGGTCCAGTCCGACACGAAG AGATCAATATGCCTACGGGGATGGCCGAGATGCCAGGCGTGACCGCTCCCCTCTTCGGGGGAGCCCACGGAGAGAccccagggatggcagggatggcaggaaCGGGCGAGATGCTAGAGACGCTCGCGACATTCGAGGCAGAGACATGCGTGATTCCAGAGACCACAGGGACCCACGGGACCTGCGAGACCCACGGGATATCAGGGATCCAAGGGACTTGAGGGACCCACGTGATGTTAGAGATCTTCGTGACCCACGGGAGCCAGTGTATGATCGATACAGGGATCCGCGGGATATGAGAAGTGCACGAGATGTGAGAGATCCACGGGATATGAGAGACCCTCGAGACCCTTTGTACAG GCGAGACGGATCTTACGACCGATACCTGCGCCTCGACGATTACTATCGGCGCAAGGACGACTCCTACTATGACCGCTACAAGGAGCCGGAGG ACCGCCTGAAGCGCGAGGAGCGGCGCCGGGAGGAGCTCTACCGTCAGTACTATGAGGAGATCAAGAGACGTTTTGATGCAGAGAGACCCGTGGATTGTTCTGTGATAGTGGTGAATAAACAGACAAA GGAGTACGCGGAGTCAGTGGGGCGGAAGGTGCGAGACCTGGGCATGGTAGTGGACCTGATCTTCCTCAACACAGAGATGTCACTGACGCAGGCCCTGGACGATGTGAGCAGAGGAGGGTCTCCTTTTGCCATTGTCATCACCCAGCAGCATCAAGTTCACCGTTCTTGCACTGTTAACATCATGTTTGGCACCCCACAAG AGCACCGCAACATGCCCCAGGCTGATGCCATGGTGCTGGTGGCAAGGAATTACGAGCGCTACAAGACAGAGTCCCGTGAGAAGGAGCGGGAGGAGATCGCCCGGCAGGCTGCCAAGATGGCAGATGAAGCGATTCTACAGGAGCGGGAGCGCCCACCCCCCATGGAGGAGGGTGTCAGAGGAGGTCACCCTCCTGGGATCCAAACTCTCTTGAACCTGCTGGCAGACAATCGCTATGTGACTGCTGAGGAGATAGAGAAAGTCATTAATTACCTGAGAGACCGGAAGGAACGGTTGCTGCGGGGCAGCACTGAATCTCTGCAGG cacCCATGTCAAGACAACCTTTGGGCGCACCCTCAGGATCATCACTGGGTAGTCAGTCAAATCTTCCAAGTTCTCAGGCTCATCAGGGTTCACAACCTCTGGTCTCTACTCCTTCTGTTCCAGTGTCCTCTTCTACTCCTCAGCAGGAGCTTCAAGCAAAAATCCTCAGTCTCTTCAACAGCGGAGCGGCGGCAGCTGCTGTGGCAAACAGCGGTCCTGCGGCCTCCGCCGGCTCTTCGGGCAGCACTCCCAACCAGAACTTTCCTAACCTGGCTGGCGGGCAGCCCCGGCCAGCACAGATGAATGCTGGAAATTTAAACCAAGCTCCGCAGAGATTGCAGACTCCAAACACGCAGCTTCCTGCTCTTCCGGGCCCTTCGAGAAATGCAGGTCCGAGACCTGGAGCTCCTCCACAACCTCAGCCGCTCTATGGTCAGCACCAAGCCCGCCTCCCTGCGCCTGGCAATGTGCCCGCCCAAAGGCCGGTGTCTTCTGGTATCAACTTTGACAACCCCAGTGTACAGAAAGCCTTGGACACCCTTATCCAGAGTGGTCCTGCACTCTCCCACCTTGTGAGCCAAACTGTGGCCCAGGGGCGAGCGGGATCCTCAGGCCAGCAACCGATGGGTGCCTACCAGCGACACTATTAG